The nucleotide window agaatgctttctacggtgcatctataaaaattagtgagggtttgaggggacaggccaaatttctttagctttctcaggaagtaaaggcgctggtgggccttcttggcagttaactctgcttggttgtaccaagtcaggccatttgtgatattgaccccgaggaacttaaagcttttgacgtgttccacttgcgcaccaccgatgtaaatgggatCATGCGGTCCGCTACCCCTTCTGCagttaacaaccaattccttcttgctgacgttgagggataggttattgtcttcgcaccgtgCCACcatgttcttaatttcctctctgtactcaaactcatcattacccgggatatggcctacaattgttgtgtcatcagcaaacttataaatTGAGTTTGAATATTTGATATTGAGCTTGAATATCACCAGGTATTTTTAAAGAGAGCGATGAACAAACGCAACAGGTTGCGCACTCTGTGAAAGGTAAATATATGTAGATGGTTCGGGTTGAGAGCATGCAGcagctggaatccagagcaacaaactacctgctggagaaacttacctgatcaagcagcatctgtggaaggtagagggacggagaggggacGGAATTGCCAACACTTCGAGTTGAAACCTTGCTTCAGAACTAGAATGGAAAATagacaaaataaagaaaagggtGTGAATAATGTGCAGAGTGGGAGGAAGAGGTGTTTAAGTTTGACGGGCAAATCGAGACAACTtgggagaggggagtgttggGGCTGGGAGTCGTAGTCAATGGTGGCGGGTGAAATACAGGAGGCAGCTGAAGCCAGGACCCGCGTAGATGGGTGAAGGTGGAGAAATCTGGTGGAAAGTGAGATCACCAAACCAGTTCTGGCATATTACAGTGACGGAATATGTTAATGGGAACCAACAGGGGAAGCAACAGGACTGAAGGAACCAGGACCACCCGGGGGTGAGCAGGTAGGTGAACTGTGTTGAAAGTGTGAACATTCATCAAgcaccccactatccaggccatgctctcttcttgctgctatcaTCCATCAGGATGGAGACCCAAGAGCCTcgggtcccacagcaccagattcagtgACAGTTAATACCCGTCAACGATCAGACTCTTGACCAGAGtgggtaacttcattcacccaACACTGGACTGATGCCACaaccctatggactcacttttaaggctGCTACACCTcactttcttaatatttatttcatatatttattattattattattctgttgCTTCTGTTGTATTTACAAAATTTGttgccttctatacattggttgGTTatctgtaatttttcattgattctgttgtgtttctgggCATGTCCGCAAGACAATAAATCGCAGTGTAGTGTATGGTGACCTACCTGcagtttgttaatttatttactgAACCTTGAGTGATAGATGAATGGAGCTAGGGGGAAGGTAGTGAAGGGATATGTGTTtgagtgtctatgtgtgtgtgtgagtgtgtgtgtgtgtgtgtgtgtgtgtgtgtgtgtgtgtgtgtgtgtatgtgtgtgagaaatATATGCCAATGCCCCACAGGTATAATATCATCTTCTGGTTGGGAGGCTGACCGGAGTTTAGACCCCAGCTGAACAATCTGAATCAGGCAGTGGATGAGATGAGAAGCTGTTTCATATCGAAATTTGCTAATAATACGAAGCTGAGATATAGTATGAGCATGAAAGGCTTCAGTTGCACACAGGTAGTCTGTGAATGCGCAAGACTTGGCAGGTAGAATATAATGGGTAAGCCTGTGAAATGTCCAAAACTTAAAGTGAAGGTGTGATACCTTTGTAGAAGGCGAGGGAATGTAATGTTTTGGTGTTCAGAGGGGGCTGGATGTTCTGGTTATGAAAATTAGTTAAATTTAACTTGCCAAGTACAGCAAGCAAATTCGTTTTCAATTACTTGTAAGAGGATTTAAGTAAAAAAGACAGCAATATTTTCAAGTCAAGatgaaaataacaaaaataacatATGGTGCAAACCGTTAAGAATGAACCCCGGGCTCCCCGAAATTGAGTACACAACCTCGAAGCCAGTTCAGCGTTGCAGCCGGTCCAGAttccgatggctgcaggccacagccacggagccagttcatCGCCGAGGCAAGTGCCGATGATTGCAGGCTTCAGGTGCAGAGTCAGTTCTGCACTGAGGTGAACAAAGTATGGGTTCGCCCTTCGTCCTCGACGCCTTGATCTTTTTTAATCTGGCTCGGCACTTAAATCGACTAAACTTGGGGTTATTTCCCGCTCTCGGTCCCTGGCCGCGCCGTTTCGATTCGGCCCGAGGCATTTGCTGCTGCGGCCGTACCTACATATCGGGGATCCAGTTCGCCAAAGCTTTTAAGATACTGCAAAAACACCAGGTGGAACAGATTTATTACACTTCACTCGTCAGACAAATTTAATACCCTTACACTCCATCGCACCATTACCTTGGCGAGAGCGAGATTCCCGGATGAAATGTTGCCTCCCGAGTGCCAGGATCTGGGATATCTCAGACCGAGATCTCAGCATTCTTaggagggagggtgaacagccagaagttgtggtccatatAAGTACCAATGGCATGGGTCGGACGTGTGACGGGGTTCTGCGAACGGCGTTCGGGGAGTTGggtgttaaagggcaggacctcccgGGTTGTGAACTTCGGGTTCTACCCGTGTTAGGTGCTAGTGAGGCAaggactaggaagattatacagtttagtaTAGGGCTAAGGAGCTGGAGTAGGAGGGAGAGCATAAGACGTTTAGACATTCCAACCAgggtcttccagggaaggtgggacctgtagagAAGGGACGGTTTGTACGTGAAATGTGCTGAAAACGAGGTAGCtgttttacaaacagaggcaatgtgcagtgaggagatgttgttgatagggcaaaatttcagtcaacGGGATGAATTGCAACGAAAAAGGCGTACAAAGTCGAAAACGATTAGGGCTGAggatgttgtatctgaatgcgtgcagtatacagAACAAGGCACAAAATCTTGCAGCACCGtttcagattggcaggtatgatgttgtaagcATTTCTGAATCATAGCCGAACGATTATTGCtgagagctgaacgtccaaggatacgcattgtatcgaaaggatagacAGGAGAGCAGAGGGTGCAGAGTTGACCTGTTCATCAAGTCATTAGAAGGAGGTGGTATGGGATCAGAAGCTATTGAATCGTTATGGATTGAGCTAAAAAATTGCAAGTGTAGACGCCCCTGACTGGAATTGTGTACATACACCCAAACagttgaggagggggagaaaggatcagacatgattgaatggcggaccagactcgttaggctaaatagcctaattctactcttatagtctaattccatcatattatgatcacctgcccctaaggatttttttttaccttaaactctttcatcaattctggttcattgcacaacaaccAATGCAGAATACCCAATCCTCTAGTGGATTCAATCACGAGTTGTTTTATAAGGCTAGCTCGTAGGTCCTCTTGAAATTCCTTtccctggaatccagcaccaacctgatttttccaatcgacttgcATATTGACCTCCCCCATGATTATTATAACTTTGCCCTTTTTGCATGCAAGTTCTTTCTTCCGTTGTAATTTATAGGCAACCTCCTTACTACTGTTGAGGCCTAACTGATCTTTTAAGATTTTCCTACATTAACTTCAGGCCGTAACTCAGTCTTTTTTCCCGTCCTATACCAATTCCATTAGCCCGTCACCCACACAGTCCTCCGACTGGATCACACACCACCAACCCCCGCCCCCCAATGTCCACATCTCCCTTCCCACCTCACTCCTTCGATCCTGTTCTCCGCGTTCTAGTTGGCTGTgtgatttgcattttttttcttttgtgcgGGGTGAGTTATTACTTTTTGATCAGATCGATGCCTTTGCTAATTAAATGTAATCTGTGTTGACAAGTACAATGGTCAGTTAGCtctaatccctctctctctctcacacacacacacacacacacacacacacacacacacacttgcttTCTAGTGAACTTCGTGGCGATCGTGATCCTATCCTGGGGCGAGTGCGGGCTCTCCAGATGCACCACTCTGTATTTGGTGGCCATGGCTGCGGCGGATCTATTGACCATTATCACTCAGGTCATACTACGACGGATCAATATTTACTATTTCCCCTGGAATATCCTGCGCATGACTCCGGTCTGCAAAGTCCTCTATGTCCTCAGGCACGCAGCCAGGGACTGTTCCGTCTGGTTCACCGTTACTTTCACCTATGATCGATACGTGGCTATTTGTTGCCAGAAGCTAAAAGATAAATATTGCACTGGGAAAACTGCAACGGTGGTTCTGACAGTAACTGGCTCTCTGGTCTGTTTCAAAAACATTCCCAAGTATTTTGTTCTGGAACCCTGGACAATCATCGATGGCATTTCTTGGTTATGCTTTTTTAAGCCAGGTTATTTCACTGAACCGGGGTGGGTGGGATTTGACTGGTTTGACGCAATTTCAACCCCGTTGCTTCCATTTGGTTTGATCTTGTTGTTTAATGTTCTGACGGTCAAACATGTATTGGTAGCCAGTCGCGTACGCAGATCACTGAGAGGTCAAAACAAAGGTGAGAAGACCCGTGACCCTGAGATGGAGAGCCGTAGGAAGTCTATAATTCTACTCTTCACACTCTCTGCCAGCTTCATCCTCCTGTGGCTGCTCTACGTTATAGACTCCTTCTTCTATTCCATTGCCGGGATATCTACCAGCGATTACAACAATGCTCAGTACATCTTTCGTCACGTCGGTGCTATGTTTCTGCATTTAAATTGTTGTACGAACACGTTTATCTATGCCGTGACTCAGTCCAAGTTCAGAGAGCAGCTGAAGAGCATGATCAAATATCCTGTAACTTCAATTATTCGATTAATTAACAAATAAAAGAATTGAGTTCCGCCATTAGCGTGTACTTACTTCGCTTTACAGCgcgacgctttacagtacaggcgacccaaaTTCAATGccagccgctgcctgtaagaaatgagtacgttctccccgtgaccgcataggTTTCTTTACCACAGTCCAGAGAAGTACCGggtggcaggttaattggtcattataaattgaccCTTGATTAGACTGGGATTAATTCGGGGGAATTGTTGGGTGGAGCGGCTGGAGGGGCCGAGAGGGCCTCTTCTgcgctgtatatcaataactaactaactaacttacTAACTGAATAGATGTATTGGGTCGTACAGAGAGTTGACAGCTGAGAGTTGAAAGCTGAGCCTAGGTTGGTACGGGTAAACGAAAATAAACTGTCACGGAATCCGCTGTTTACCTTCAGAACAAAACTTTCTCTTTATTACAGGCGGACGTCAGCAGTGGAGTCACCCATTCCGGGGCGAACGCGGCGGTTTTCGCTAATAGAACGACGTGAGGCGTTTTTCGTAAAAGAAAAaccgtaacaactcatttattgtactccaaacactaaACACAAAAATCACGGGAACAGAACTTCGCCTAATACGTCATCACGTCCGACCAGCCTCTAATGAGGAACCCCAACTGAGTGTCGGTTGTTTGAGAAATATACATGTTTCCGCCAATTGCATTGCCCTGCACAAACCCCACCCACCACAGAATTTACTAAATCCGGCGTTGGGAGCCTGTCGGGAACTCGTACGAGCGCCGGGCTCGAGTCGGATGTTCCATGCGTGGAGAAACAGCAGGTGCTTCTGACAATTTCAGAGGTGAGGTCACACGCTCATGGCCATGTCGTGACGGCAGGGTCTTGGTAGCGGAATCCTCCAAATTTTAGTCGATGGTTTTAAGCGATCTACCGAAACACATTCAAGTTTGCCCCTCTTATCTGGGATAAAATCGTTTCCCTCCGTTCCAAAATGCGGAAATGGCCATCATAAATAGGCTTTAAGATTTGTTTGTGTGCAGCATACCCGACGAAAACAAACGAGCCGAATTGTAACTCTAGACTGTTGCACTCCATGACGGGAGGTAGCAATAGAAGCAAAGGAATTGGTTTTACTGAGGggggtggaatgctgttgagaggcctACCAGGCGGTCATGgcgtcaggaataaaatcacctggccGTATATCAACTCTGCCGCGGATCACTTCAGATCAGCCTTTGGAGCTCCTCTGAGCTTCAGCAGAGCTCACGAGAGACGAAAAAGAAAGAACCCATTAGACAGGAAAGCTCTGaacagcctttaaggagcggtgtgAAACCGCTaaacataggccattggactgtgggtgatacgcCGTGGGGTGATGGCATCCAACGCTGAGGTTCAGGGCCATGGCAACCGAGAGGGCTGATATGAATTGGGTACAGCGGTCAGTAGAAGTGTCAGATGAAGTGCCAACCGACCAAGCCAGGTGCTGTTGAACGCCCGAGCCATGTCTGCGGCCGTCGTCGACGATAGAGGGTCGACCTCTGGTCACCTGGTGCTACCCCCACTATGGGAAGGAGGAGCATGGAACCGTAGGGGGTCGGGAGCAataaggtccacattgacattgtCCAGCCGTCGCTCAGGCACCTCAAAAGGCGACAATGGCGCCTGGACATGACGGTTAATTTTTGTCCGCTGGCACGGCACAAAGGCTATACTCCAATCACGCACGTCCTTTCGAAGGACTTGCAACACATATTTTAGTGCACCCAGTTTCTCTGGGGCCTTCCAGCCCAGATGCGAAAGTCCGCCTCCAGACTGCGGGCACTATGGTGCGAGGCCGACCGGTTCAGACCGCACaagagagaaaccccagcttccccgaacttaatgtcagccggTAAGCTCACGGACTCTGGGATGGATGGCCGTGAGATGCAATCAGGCACGGCATCATTTTTCCCCTTGacatgttgtatatcagttgtgaactctgatgTGCAGGTCAGGTGGCGTTGCTGTCGTGCAGACCGGGGGTTTGCAGTTACGAGGGTTTTGTGGTCCACTAACgctgtgaaatggtgaccctCTTCGAGAAGAAAGTgaaaatggtggacagccagatagagaccgagaagctACAGCTCTTTTCGGGGGGGCGGAGCTGTCGTCTGAAGAAGGCGAGCGGCTGCCACACGCCTCCGACCAACTGTTAGTGCACAGCACCCACGGCATAGTCTGAGCCGTCCGTAGTAATGGTTATGGGTGCGTTGGGCTGCAGGTGCGCCAGTGGGGTCGCGTTGGAAAGAGCTCGCTTTGTATCCCAGACCAAATGCCCTGGTTAAGTCCACTGAGCATTCAAGCACTTGATAAAGGGTATTGTCTTTAagtcaaattatatttattaacatTTAAATATATACAAGTATTTAATGTATACAGCCGTATAATATATATAGAAACGAGAAAACGTTTCTTCGAACTTCGAAACacaatagtacacataacacacaatacacatgataacttatgaagggaAGGATacaatctacagatgaatcgcacataaataacaaactaaagtgtacTAAAATTAACAGATTAaacagtgacacttcgaatacgtTGTGGCCGAGAGTGCAGAAGCCTAATAGCCTGGGGAAAGGAACTTCCTCATCCTAAAagctcttgtttttatgcatcgtagtctcctgcctgatggtagaaagtcaaagaggatttTCGATGGATAGGTGAGATCATTGATAATACTAAAGGCCCTGCGATGGTACCGCTCCTGATAAACGTCACCAGTGCATGGTAGGGAGACcgctatgatcctctcagctgttctcacagtccttttagggacttctggtccgatgctcgaCGGCTCCCATAGCAGATGGAGATGTAccttgtcaggacgctctcaacAGTGTTCCGGTAAAACGCAGTTAAGATTAGAGGGCGGCAGTTGTTGGGAATCACGCTTCCCTCAAtgtccttaggaagtggaggtgctgtgtGCCTTCCTGTTCAGAGAGGCGATAGTAATAGACCAGGTGAtgtcatccgtgatgtgaactcccaggatcttggtgcacttaactctccctGTGGAGCAGCCATGTCTTCGCGGAGGAGTTGGTGTGTCTGTGCCTTCCAGAAGGGCACAATTATTTCATTTgacttctccacattcaggcctGCGTTCTtattctcacaccaatccaccagccgctccacttccGCTCTATACACCTTCTCGTCAtcgttcttgataaggccaaccactgttgcgccatctgcaaacttgatgacacggcTTGAGCTTGATCCTGTGAGacagtcatgcgtcagcagtgtgaacagcagcgggctgagcagaCAGCCTTGGGGAGCGAAAGAGCTCAGCGTAATGGGAGAGATGCTGTTGCCCACACAGACTGACTATAACTTTACCGTTCAGAAGTAccgtatccaattgcagagggagatgttgAAACCCAGCGAGGACATTTTCCCCAACACTCGCTGGTGTATGATGATGTTGAGCGTCGaaatgaagtctataaacagctgTCTAGCATATGAGACCCCCTTTTCCAGGCGGGactggacagagtggagggcagaggctattgcatcatcagtggaacGCTTTGTGCCGTAGGCGAACTGGAACGCCTCCAGGGTAACCGGGAGAAGgactttaatgtgctccatgaacAGCCGCTGAAACCGTTTCATAATGGCTCCCTCAGCCATCTTAGCAAGCCCCCTCTCGCCCTTCAGAGTTGCATTAGGGGcggctatgtgaacttgatcaggcatttagACTCCGATAGTCTGTAAAAGATGAGTTTTCAGCGGTTGGTATCTATTGCGTTCAGGCCGGTGTTCTAGTAGACTCGATACTCTTGCAGGCGTGGAGTAGCTGAGAGATGCTACCACCAGAAATATTCGGTGTTGTCGGCGGAGATATCTTGCAGCGCGAATTGGacctcagcttgtacaaaccaagcaacgccattttgctcccaaaactgcAGTTAACTGCAATAAACGTAGGGCTGTTAATAGCCTCAAAATTCCGTAAAGTGCTGGACAGAATCTTCCCATTGTACGCATAATGTCAAAGAGTCACAGGTTGTATCTTGGACCGGTATGAGCCCGTTACAGACTTTCTCTGCCTGGTACCAAACCTGTAATGTCCCCAGTCATCCATCTGCAACACAATTATCCCACTTTCTCTCTGTACTACAGAACCAATGTCCCCACTATAATTGGTCGACCTGAAACCCTGTTACCGTTGGTGCGAAGGGATATGCTCATGATTaggcagtcctgccgaagggtcttggcccgaatcgtcgactgtactttttgctACCTGGCcttctgggttcctccagcattttatgcgtgcTGCTTGCATTTCCGGCAACTGCAGACTCAATACTTGTTTAGGGATGTCTACTTGATGGTTAGCATGGATCTAGAAGGCGATGCTTTATGATTCCGGACACCAGCACGGAATTGACAAGTTTCAGAAAATGACATTCGAACCCTTTTTCTAATGTTCCAGCAACGGCTACCATTCTTTTCAGGATTCTCTGCAAACTTCATAACTAACTTCCATTTTCTAATTTACACAAGAGAGATTTAACTTGCATGTTGTAATCTgtcatatttattttttaaacaaaCATCCTGGAAGGTGTTGCAACTTTGAAATCTCCCCTGAGATCATTCAGCATACAAAAGAAATGTTCAGAGAGTCTACCACTTCGGAGCTCCATTGCAAGAGAGTTTCCTGCAGCACAAAGTCACACGTCTCTTCAGACCGAACATGCATCTACCGGTTCAAACCGCTGCCAAGATATGGTACACGATCATTGCTTTTACGGGAGTTCCTGGTAGGTTCCTACTGCCTTCACAGTTTAGTCAGTCTCTGCTTGTGGGTGGATCTTTCGATTTGATAAGACTATTTTGATTAAAGTGAATACTTACTGTTCAGCACTATATAGATCTGTAATGAGGAAATCGGTTCCTTGCACTTGACGTCCTGAATTAGTGCGGTATTTTATCCCTCAGCTAATATTAAACTTGTGCTCAAAATGCGGTTAACTTTTGGATTTTAAATCAAGGTAATACTGAGACATATTTCGACAATCTATCATCTCCTGTCTATACGGTTTCACCTATTACGTACCATCCTCTCTTGCTCCCCACCTGGTTACATTTGCCCATCATCCCTTCGTCTGTCCATTGTCCTCTCCCCATCTTGTTCAAGTCCCCCACTAGCTTCCATCCCAATCCTATTTACTGCCGATCTTTCCATTTGCGCGCACTCCTGTTCCAATACCTCAATCCGGAACTTTAACTTATACCTTTTGCATTCACAGGTGCTGATCTGAGTTCATCCAGAGCTCTGATTTTATTCTCGGTTTTAGCATCTATTTTCCCTTGGACCATACAGCATTGAGAACACATGGCACTAAATATAGCAAGCTGATTCGGTGTCATGGAGTATTTGTAACTGAACTCCGTGTCCTAAACTGAGCGGACCTTCCAAATTGGCTGTATATTTCTGACCGTGTGTTGCACTCGAGGTATTTGATTATGTGGGTTGCCAGCTGGGATGGAATGCTTAACTCCATTGAGCATGCGACGGTGTAAAATTGTGCTAGGTATGTGCCGAGATCTAGGTTTGAGACTCATGACTTCAGTGTGTTAACAGGAACATCTATTACTAAAAAAAATCTACTGCGAGTTACCAACACTGGGATTCCTGACCATAGTCACGAAATGAAGGTTGATCCTATCACGTGCAAAGTGATGCAGTTTGGAAAGTTGGACACGTATTGGatgtacatggtaaatggtactGCCCCAGGGAGTGTTCATGAACAGTGGGACGTTGTGGTATGAGT belongs to Mobula hypostoma chromosome 10, sMobHyp1.1, whole genome shotgun sequence and includes:
- the LOC134353196 gene encoding probable G-protein coupled receptor 139, with amino-acid sequence MAAADLLTIITQVILRRINIYYFPWNILRMTPVCKVLYVLRHAARDCSVWFTVTFTYDRYVAICCQKLKDKYCTGKTATVVLTVTGSLVCFKNIPKYFVLEPWTIIDGISWLCFFKPGYFTEPGWVGFDWFDAISTPLLPFGLILLFNVLTVKHVLVASRVRRSLRGQNKGEKTRDPEMESRRKSIILLFTLSASFILLWLLYVIDSFFYSIAGISTSDYNNAQYIFRHVGAMFLHLNCCTNTFIYAVTQSKFREQLKSMIKYPADVSSGVTHSGANAAVFANRTTPDAKVRLQTAGTMVRGRPVQTAQERNPSFPELNVSR